A stretch of the Medicago truncatula cultivar Jemalong A17 chromosome 5, MtrunA17r5.0-ANR, whole genome shotgun sequence genome encodes the following:
- the LOC11413451 gene encoding probable mannitol dehydrogenase: MATEAKVFEHPKKAFGWAARDSSGVLSPFNFSRRETGEKDVAFKVLYCGICHTDLHMMKNEWGNSIYPLVPGHELAGIVTEVGSKVEKFKVGDKVGVGYMVDSCRSCENCAEDLENYCPQQTVTCGAKYRDGSVTYGGYSDSMVADEHFVIRIPDSLPLDVAGPLLCAGVTVYSPLRHFQLDKPGMNIGVVGLGGLGHMAVKFAKAFGANVTVISTSPSKEKEAIEHLGADSFLVSRDPDQMQAAMGTLNGIIDTVSASHPILPLIGLLKSNGKLVMVGGVAKPLELPVFSLLGGRKLVAGSLIGGIKETQEMIDFAAEHNVTPDIEVVPIDYVNTAMERLEKADVKYRFVIDIGNTLKPSP; encoded by the exons ATGGCAACAGAAGCTAAAGTATTCGAACATCCTAAGAAGGCCTTTGGTTGGGCAGCTAGAGATTCATCTGGTGTTCTTTCCCCTTTCAATTTCTCCAGAAG GGAAACAGGTGAGAAAGATGTAGCATTCAAGGTGTTGTATTGTGGTATATGTCACACTGATCTCCATATGATGAAGAATGAATGGGGCAATTCCATCTATCCATTAGTTCCAGG GCATGAACTTGCGGGTATTGTAACAGAGGTTGGAAGCAAAGTAGAAAAGTTTAAAGTTGGAGACAAAGTAGGAGTGGGATACATGGTTGATTCATGTCGTTCATGCGAAAATTGTGCGGAAGATCTTGAGAATTACTGCCCCCAACAAACAGTTACATGTGGTGCTAAGTATCGTGATGGCAGCGTCACATATGGAGGTTATTCCGACTCAATGGTTGCAGATGAGCACTTTGTGATTCGCATTCCTGATAGCTTACCTCTTGATGTTGCCGGTCCTCTTCTTTGCGCTGGAGTCACAGTGTATAGTCCTCTTCGTCATTTTCAACTCGACAAGCCTGGTATGAATATAGGCGTTGTTGGTCTTGGTGGACTTGGTCATATGGCTGTGAAATTCGCCAAAGCTTTTGGTGCTAATGTAACAGTAATTAGTACATCGCCTAGCAAAGAAAAGGAAGCGATAGAACATTTAGGAGCTGACTCGTTTCTAGTAAGCCGCGATCCAGATCAGATGCAG GCTGCAATGGGTACTTTGAATGGTATTATCGACACTGTTTCGGCAAGTCATCCTATCTTACCATTGATTGGTTTATTGAAATCTAATGGAAAACTTGTAATGGTTGGTGGGGTGGCAAAGCCTCTAGAGCTTCCTGTATTTTCTTTACTTGGAG GGAGAAAGTTAGTAGCTGGAAGTTTGATTGGAGGGATAAAGGAGACTCAAGAAATGATTGATTTTGCGGCCGAACACAATGTAACACCTGATATTGAGGTTGTTCCTATTGATTATGTCAACACAGCAATGGAGCGTCTCGAGAAAGCAGATGTGAAATATCGATTCGTTATTGATATTGGAAATACACTAAAACCAAGCCCTTAA
- the LOC11411933 gene encoding probable mannitol dehydrogenase, protein MAIDATKLVVFPKKAFGWAARDSSGVLSPFHFFRRETGEKDVAFKVLYCGICHSDLHIMQNEWGKTTYPLVPGHELTGVVTEVGSKVKKFKVGDKVGVGYMVDSCRSCENCADDIENYCTKYTQTFNGKSRDGTITYGGFSDSMVADEHFVIRIPDSLPLDGAGPLLCAGVTVYSPLRHFGLDKPGMNIGVVGLGGLGHMAVKFAKAFGAKVTVISTSPKKEKEAIEHLGADSFLVSRDPEQMQAATSTLNGIIDTVSASHPVVPLIGLLKSNGKLVMVGAVAKPLELPIFSLLGGRKSIAGSLIGGIKETQEMIDFAAKHNVTPEIEVVPIDYVNTAMERLVKGDVKYRFVIDIGNSLKPSP, encoded by the exons ATGGCAATAGATGCTACTAAATTAGTAGTGTTTCCTAAGAAGGCCTTTGGATGGGCAGCTAGAGACTCTTCTGGTGTTCTATCCCCTTTCCATTTCTTTAGAAG GGAAACGGGTGAGAAAGATGTAGCATTCAAGGTGTTATATTGTGGGATATGTCACTCTGACCTTCACATTATGCAGAATGAATGGGGCAAAACCACCTATCCATTAGTCCCGGG GCACGAACTTACGGGTGTAGTAACAGAGGTGGGAAGCAAAGTAAAAAAGTTTAAAGTTGGAGACAAAGTAGGGGTGGGATACATGGTTGATTCATGTCGTTCTTGCGAAAATTGTGCCGACGATATTGAGAATTACTGCACCAAATATACTCAAACATTCAATGGTAAGTCTCGTGATGGCACTATCACCTATGGAGGTTTCTCCGACTCAATGGTTGCAGACGAGCACTTTGTGATTCGCATTCCTGATAGCTTACCTCTTGATGGTGCCGGTCCTCTTCTTTGCGCTGGAGTCACAGTGTATAGTCCTCTTCGACATTTTGGACTCGACAAGCCTGGTATGAATATAGGAGTTGTTGGTCTTGGTGGACTTGGTCATATGGCTGTGAAATTTGCTAAAGCTTTTGGTGCTAAAGTGACCGTAATTAGTACGTCGCctaaaaaggaaaaggaagCAATAGAACACTTAGGAGCAGACTCGTTTCTAGTAAGCCGCGATCCAGAACAGATGCAG GCTGCAACGAGTACTTTGAATGGCATTATTGACACAGTTTCGGCGAGTCATCCTGTTGTACCATTGATTGGTTTATTGAAATCTAATGGAAAGCTGGTAATGGTTGGTGCAGTAGCAAAGCCTCTAGAACTTCCTATATTTTCTTTACTTGGAG GGAGAAAGTCAATAGCTGGAAGTTTAATTGGAGGGATAAAAGAGACTCAAGAAATGATTGATTTTGCTGCTAAACACAATGTAACGCCTGAGATTGAGGTTGTTCCTATTGATTATGTCAACACCGCAATGGAGCGTCTTGTTAAAGGAGATGTCAAATATCGATTCGTGATTGATATTGGAAATTCACTAAAACCAAGCCCTTAA